CTGCACGCCTCCCTCGGTTCGGCCATGCTGAGCATCAATGCGGTGAAAGGGTTCGAGTATGGTACCGGATTCAATGTAGAGCAGCGTGGCTCGGAGGTGAATGATCACTTTTTCAATGATGGGGAGAAGATCAACACCCGCACGAATCACTCAGGTGGAATTCAGGCAGGTATTTCCAACGGTCAGGATATCTTTTTCCGGGTAGCCTTCAAGCCGGTAGCCACCATCCTTCAGGAACAAGAGACGGTTGACATTCTTGGCAACGACACCACCATCAAGGCTCATGGAAGGCATGATCCCTGTGTGCTGCCCCGTGCAGTACCCATTGTGGAGGCAATGGCAGCCATCACCTTGATGGATCACTACCTGCTGGCGAAAGGCGGGAAGTAGGTGTGCGACAGTCGTCGCTCTTTCGCCGCTATCGCCCCATCACTTTAAACCTTTTGTCTGATCCGCTATCAAAGAGACAAGTTAAACCTCAAAAGAAGCAGGATGATGAAAAAGATAGCTTACAATCTTGCTCTCGCAATGATACTGTTGGCTGTCGGACCGTTGTCCGCGCAGCCAACCGCTCTGTATAGCCAGACCGACCGGGAGATCTTCAACGAGTACCTCACTGCCATTGAACCCTACCGGGAAGCTCCGTTACAAACCATTTTGGAAAAGACAGCGCTCTTCTTCCTCGGTAGGCCCTACCGGGCTCACACGCTGGAAGGGAGCAGTGAAGAGCATCTTACGGTGAACCTGAGAGAATTCGACTGCACCACCTTTGTGGAGTCGGTAGTAGCACTGTCGCTGACAACTGCAAGTGAGGTGCCTTCGTTCGAGACATTTCTAGTTCATTTGCAGTCGTTGCGCTACCGAAACGGAACAGTCGACGGGTATGCCTCCCGGCTGCACTATGCCACCGACTGGCTTTGGGAGAATGAACAACGGGGTATTATCTGTAACCTGTCCGCTTTACGGGGGGGGGTGAAGGAGGAGAAGACACTCAATTTTATCACCGCCCACCGTGAAGCGTATAGCCGCCTGAAAGAGGATGATGCAATGCTGGATCGCATTGCCGTCATGGAAGAGATGGTCAAACGGAGAGGTGGATTTTATTATCTGCCCAAAGAGAAGATAAAAAAAATGGCAGATCATATCCCCCATATGGCGATCATCCTTTTCTCCACCGCTATTGAGGGATTGGATGTCACCCACATGGGATTCGCTTTCAGGAAAGGGGGGCAACTCACCTTCCTGCACGCCTCCAGTACGGGAAAGGTGAAGATTGATGAGTGTTCTATAGAAGAATATAC
This genomic window from Dysgonomonadaceae bacterium zrk40 contains:
- a CDS encoding DUF1460 domain-containing protein, producing MMKKIAYNLALAMILLAVGPLSAQPTALYSQTDREIFNEYLTAIEPYREAPLQTILEKTALFFLGRPYRAHTLEGSSEEHLTVNLREFDCTTFVESVVALSLTTASEVPSFETFLVHLQSLRYRNGTVDGYASRLHYATDWLWENEQRGIICNLSALRGGVKEEKTLNFITAHREAYSRLKEDDAMLDRIAVMEEMVKRRGGFYYLPKEKIKKMADHIPHMAIILFSTAIEGLDVTHMGFAFRKGGQLTFLHASSTGKVKIDECSIEEYTRNQRNTTGIIVAVINPAYSK